In Candidatus Hydrogenedens sp., the following are encoded in one genomic region:
- a CDS encoding Gfo/Idh/MocA family oxidoreductase has product MAIQVGIVGLGMMGKVHFDTYNKLKGVKVVAVCDADERKRKGNIGPFGTLDLSKVKVYSRIEEILNDPQVDV; this is encoded by the coding sequence TAGGTTTGGGAATGATGGGTAAAGTGCACTTTGACACTTACAACAAATTAAAAGGTGTAAAAGTGGTGGCAGTGTGTGATGCAGATGAAAGGAAACGAAAAGGGAACATAGGTCCCTTTGGAACTCTTGACCTGAGCAAAGTAAAAGTATATTCCCGAATAGAAGAAATCCTCAACGACCCTCAGGTTGATGTAT